The following proteins are encoded in a genomic region of Thermogemmatispora onikobensis:
- a CDS encoding class I SAM-dependent methyltransferase produces the protein MMPFWGLLRRKQRTTAAHAPLSPAQAQSEPPSEQERVARLQRRYLEDVPYLLPKDEAEIDRLNFQHYALMSVQKVHIVVPLENYPQAILDVGCGTGLWAREVGHRFPSCRVVGVDVEPPERLPTTPVNVQFLYSDVLKGLPFDDNSFDLVHQRLLISAIPVRSWPAVVRELVRVTRPGGWLQLTETGGYYHRPGPLSLRVSALLDRAFERWGFDPYIAEHLPMYLQQAGVVEVEKYVYSVVLGEGGGQGGRLLQKDLLALLHALSERMASLIAREEWQRMLEALPAEWAASQTAFQFHVTVGRKPPAF, from the coding sequence ATGATGCCATTTTGGGGTCTATTGCGTCGCAAGCAGCGTACGACGGCGGCCCATGCTCCCCTCTCTCCGGCGCAGGCGCAGTCTGAGCCGCCGTCGGAGCAGGAGCGCGTCGCCCGGCTCCAGCGCCGCTATCTAGAAGACGTCCCCTACCTGCTGCCTAAGGATGAGGCAGAGATCGATCGTCTCAACTTTCAGCACTATGCCCTGATGAGCGTCCAGAAGGTCCACATCGTCGTACCCCTGGAAAACTATCCCCAGGCCATCCTCGATGTCGGCTGCGGCACCGGCCTCTGGGCGCGCGAAGTCGGCCATCGCTTTCCCAGTTGCCGCGTCGTGGGGGTGGATGTAGAGCCACCGGAGCGACTGCCCACCACGCCAGTCAACGTGCAGTTTCTCTACAGCGATGTGCTCAAGGGGCTGCCCTTTGACGACAACTCGTTCGATCTGGTGCATCAGCGCTTGCTGATCTCGGCCATCCCCGTGCGCTCGTGGCCGGCGGTGGTGCGCGAGCTGGTGCGCGTGACCAGACCGGGCGGCTGGCTACAGCTCACCGAGACCGGCGGCTACTATCATCGTCCAGGCCCGCTCTCGCTGCGGGTTAGCGCTCTCCTGGACCGCGCCTTTGAGCGCTGGGGCTTTGATCCCTATATTGCCGAGCATTTGCCGATGTACCTGCAACAGGCCGGGGTGGTCGAAGTAGAGAAGTATGTCTACAGCGTTGTCTTGGGCGAAGGAGGTGGCCAGGGTGGGCGCCTCCTGCAGAAGGACCTGCTGGCGCTGCTCCATGCGTTGAGTGAGCGTATGGCCTCTCTCATCGCGCGCGAGGAGTGGCAACGGATGCTTGAGGCTCTTCCGGCTGAGTGGGCCGCCTCTCAGACCGCTTTCCAGTTCCATGTGACCGTCGGTCGCAAGCCGCCGGCTTTTTAA